The nucleotide sequence ACCAGCAGCAGTGTATAGGGGATATCGCGAAACGGGCGCAGCAGTTGCGATAGGGTGGCGACGCTCAGCGATACCGAAAGGACCAGCAGAAACTGCTTGAGGTTCTGTTGGACGGCGACTTCGCCGACAACGTTTTCTAAAGCCATAACGTGAGGTTGCGCCTAGCTCGCTACATGCGGCCTAGCTCACCCGCTAAAAGCCGTGGCGTTACGCACCTCACACCTCAAAACAAACGAGCAACCGGAGCGGCGTCCTAGGTTGCCATTAACTGGCTCCACTGGCTTTGCGCGCGATCGCGTGGCGTTAGAACCGTTTTGTTGGAGCAGCGCCTGCTAGATAGGGGTTGCTTCGCCTATGAGTGTAAACGATCGCGCCGCTTGGCGAAACAGTTGCAATGCCTAGTGAGCCGCCCGTTAGGGACCAGCGGGGGGCAGTTTGCTAAATTGAAGGTCTTAGCGCGAGCCGGGCAAGGGGCAACTCGCAGGGTATGGCGCTAATCGTGCAGAAATACGGCGGTAGCTCGGTTGCCTCGGTCGAGCGCATCCAAGCCGTCGCCCAGCGGGTGGCACGCTCGGCGGCAGCAGGCGATCGGGTGGTAGCGGTCGTCTCGGCCATGGGCAAAACGACTGACGAGCTCATCGCGCTGGCGGATCGGGTATCGGCCTCCCCCGATCGCCGCGAGATGGACATGTTGCTGTCCACCGGCGAGCAGGTCTCCATCGCGCTGCTGAGCATGGCCCTGCAGGCGCTGGACCAGCCGGCGATTTCGCTCACGGGCGCGCAGGTGGGCATTGTCACCGAAACCCAACACAACCGCGCCCGCATCCTCAACATCCAGACCGAGCGGTTGTGGCGCCACCTGGCGCAGGGCAAGGTCGTAGTCGTCGCGGGATTTCAGGGGATTGCCGGTCAGGGCGAGCTCGAAATTACCACCCTGGGGCGGGGCGGCTCGGACACCTCGGCTGTGGCCACCGCGACTGCCCTAGGCGCCGATCGCTGCGAGATCTATACCGATGTGCCCGGCATTCTGACCGCAGACCCCAGCCTGGTTCCCCAGGCCCAAATCGTCTCGGCCATCACCTGCGATGAGATGTTGGAGCTGGCCAGCCTGGGGGCCAAGGTGCTGCATCCGCGCGCCGTTGAGATTGCGCGCAACTACGGCGTCCCGTTGGTCGTGCGCTCGGCCTGGAACGATGCCCCCGGTACGCGGGTCTTATCGCCGGTGCCTAAACCCCGCTCCACCGACAACCTCGAAGTCGGCAAGGCTGTGGATGCCGTGGAGCTCGAGCGCGATCGCGCCAAGCTATCGCTCATGCGCGTGCCCGACTCGCCCGGCATTGCCGCCCGCCTGTTCGGTGAGATCGCCCATCAGGAGGTCGATGTGGATCTGATCGCGCAGTCGGTCTATGAGGGCAACACCAACGATATTGCCTTTACAGTGCGGCGCGCCTCGCTCGGGGTCGCCGAAGCCGTAGCCGAGGCGATCACGCCCGCGTTGGGCGACCCCACGGCTGCTGCCAGCCACCCGCCTGAGGTGGCCCTGGAGCGGGAGGTGGCCGAAATCGCCATCTCCGGGGCCGGGATGATCGGGCGCCCCGGCATCGCCGCCACCATGTTCTCGGCACTCAACGACGCGGGCGTCAACATCCAGATCGTCTCCACCTCGGAGGTCAAAGTCAGCTGCATCATTGCGCTCCCGGCAGCGCCCGAGTCGCCCTCGAGCGAGGCGCTGCTTGATCGGGTCATTGCCGGGCTGTGCCGCACCTTCGAGATCGGCAGCTCCCCCGTTCACCTGCCAGCCGGCGATCGCGAGGCGGCAGCGCCGGCGGTGCGCGGGGTAGCCCTCGATACCGATCGGGCCCGACTGGCCGTCCGCCACGTCCCTGATCGCCCCGGAACGGCAGCCCGCATCTTCAACCACTTGGCTCAGGAGCGCGTTCAGATCGACACCATCGTGCAATCCCAGCGCTCGCGCCTGCACCGCGGACAACCCACCCGCGATATTGCCTTCACCGTGCCCTCGGCCGATGCCGAGGCCGCCCAGGCAGCCTTGCAGGCGCTGGCTCCGGGGCTGGACTGCGGCGAAGTGTTGCTCGATACGGCCATTTCTAAAGTGAGTGCCGTAGGCTCGGGGATGCTGGAGCAGCCCGGGGTGGCGGCGCGGATGTTTGCGGCCCTGGCCGAGCGCGGCATCAACATTCAAACCATTGCCACCTCCGAGATCAAAATCAGCTGCGTGGTGGCCCAAGCGCACGGTCCGGCCGCTCTGGAGGCCGTTCATACGGCTTTCGGGCTGGCCCAGCACCAAGCGCCCGTGCCGGCCTGAACCAGAGGCTATTAGATAGGAAGGGACTGTTGAGGTGAGGAGCTAGCATGCACCAGCACGGCGTCACGATTTGGTTTACCGGGCTCAGCGGCGCTGGCAAAAGCACGATCGCCCGAGCCCTGGCGGAGCAGCTGCGCGCGCGCGGCCACAATCTGGAACTGCTCGATGGCGATGTCGTCCGCCAGAACCTGACCAAGGGACTGGGCTTTAGCAAAGAAGATCGCGACGAAAACATCCGCCGCATCGGCTTTGTGGCGCATTTGCTCACCCGTAACGGCACCATCGCCATTGTCTCGGCCATCTCGCCCTACCGCGCCGTGCGCGAGGAGGTGCGGCAGCGCATCGGCCACTTTGTCGAGGTGTATGTCAGCACGCCGCTAGAGGTCTGCGAAGCCCGCGATGTCAAAGGGCTCTACCGCAAGGCTCGCTCGGGCGAAATCCAGCAGTTCACCGGCATCGACGATCCTTACGAACCGCCGCTGACCCCAGAAATCGAGTGCCAGACTGATCGCGAAACCGTGCAGCAGAGCTTGGACAAGATCGAGGCGGCGCTGGCGTCGTGGGGCTATCTTCCCCAAACCAGCGACCTCAAGCGCTAGCAGCGGCAGCGCGCTCGGAGGCAACTGGCTGGCTCGCCAATGGTGGAGTTGTTGGGGCTGGAC is from Cyanobacteria bacterium QS_8_64_29 and encodes:
- the cysC gene encoding adenylyl-sulfate kinase, whose amino-acid sequence is MHQHGVTIWFTGLSGAGKSTIARALAEQLRARGHNLELLDGDVVRQNLTKGLGFSKEDRDENIRRIGFVAHLLTRNGTIAIVSAISPYRAVREEVRQRIGHFVEVYVSTPLEVCEARDVKGLYRKARSGEIQQFTGIDDPYEPPLTPEIECQTDRETVQQSLDKIEAALASWGYLPQTSDLKR
- a CDS encoding aspartate kinase, with product MALIVQKYGGSSVASVERIQAVAQRVARSAAAGDRVVAVVSAMGKTTDELIALADRVSASPDRREMDMLLSTGEQVSIALLSMALQALDQPAISLTGAQVGIVTETQHNRARILNIQTERLWRHLAQGKVVVVAGFQGIAGQGELEITTLGRGGSDTSAVATATALGADRCEIYTDVPGILTADPSLVPQAQIVSAITCDEMLELASLGAKVLHPRAVEIARNYGVPLVVRSAWNDAPGTRVLSPVPKPRSTDNLEVGKAVDAVELERDRAKLSLMRVPDSPGIAARLFGEIAHQEVDVDLIAQSVYEGNTNDIAFTVRRASLGVAEAVAEAITPALGDPTAAASHPPEVALEREVAEIAISGAGMIGRPGIAATMFSALNDAGVNIQIVSTSEVKVSCIIALPAAPESPSSEALLDRVIAGLCRTFEIGSSPVHLPAGDREAAAPAVRGVALDTDRARLAVRHVPDRPGTAARIFNHLAQERVQIDTIVQSQRSRLHRGQPTRDIAFTVPSADAEAAQAALQALAPGLDCGEVLLDTAISKVSAVGSGMLEQPGVAARMFAALAERGINIQTIATSEIKISCVVAQAHGPAALEAVHTAFGLAQHQAPVPA